The Shewanella sp. MTB7 genome includes a window with the following:
- a CDS encoding molybdate ABC transporter substrate-binding protein, which produces MKRWIVSLVLLSPLMLTAAEIKQPDTIELRAAGSLKKAMNEIIESYVQQGGEPVHAQYAPSGLLRKRIEQGERVDLYASANMKHPHALKQANKGGSVVMFARNKLCAMAQPELEVTSSSLLDSMLNNKIKLGTSTPKADPAGDYAWKLFAKAETLVPGAQSRLQSKALQLTGGADSAQAPKGRSPYAWVMENKRADIFLTYCTNAVLAQKELPSLQILAIPESLSVGANYGLMVLDNSQDEAADLAMYILSHDGQTILAKYGFDAPLI; this is translated from the coding sequence ATGAAAAGATGGATAGTCAGTTTGGTGCTGTTGTCACCTTTGATGTTAACAGCGGCGGAAATAAAGCAGCCTGATACGATTGAACTTAGGGCGGCGGGAAGCTTGAAAAAGGCGATGAACGAGATTATTGAATCTTATGTTCAACAAGGGGGAGAGCCGGTCCATGCTCAGTACGCACCATCTGGCTTATTGCGTAAACGTATTGAGCAAGGTGAGCGCGTTGACCTTTATGCTTCAGCAAACATGAAACATCCACATGCCCTTAAACAGGCAAATAAAGGTGGCTCGGTTGTGATGTTTGCCCGTAATAAACTGTGTGCAATGGCCCAACCCGAGCTTGAGGTTACCAGCTCAAGTCTACTCGATAGTATGCTCAACAATAAGATTAAGTTAGGCACATCGACACCTAAAGCTGATCCGGCTGGAGATTATGCTTGGAAGTTGTTTGCTAAGGCGGAGACGTTAGTGCCGGGTGCTCAATCTCGTCTACAGAGTAAGGCGTTACAGTTGACCGGTGGCGCCGATTCGGCTCAAGCACCTAAGGGAAGAAGTCCCTACGCTTGGGTGATGGAAAATAAGCGAGCCGATATCTTCTTAACTTACTGCACTAATGCCGTATTAGCTCAAAAAGAGCTGCCATCACTGCAGATTTTGGCCATTCCAGAGTCACTGTCGGTGGGGGCTAACTATGGTTTGATGGTGTTAGATAATTCACAGGATGAGGCCGCTGACTTAGCCATGTATATTTTGTCACATGACGGACAAACTATTTTGGCTAAGTATGGCTTTGATGCGCCATTAATTTAA
- a CDS encoding response regulator transcription factor — MPLTKLLVIEDNVDVAGILADYFDAQGADVDFATNGELGYQLAVKENFDVIILDIMLPKMDGLTLAKKLREVGCATPIIMLTALDDKKDLLSGFSSGADDYLAKPFDLDVLNARVTALLNRHRGNVALCTLRYGPLELNIAEHQLYRSGHKVALTPICYQILHVLIKRAPNLVKREELIDELWGDTPPSNDILRSHMYQLRNQLDKPFGTPILVTIPKVGFKLELHS, encoded by the coding sequence ATGCCTCTAACAAAACTGTTAGTTATTGAAGACAACGTCGATGTTGCAGGGATATTAGCTGACTACTTTGACGCACAAGGCGCCGACGTTGACTTTGCAACCAATGGTGAACTCGGTTATCAGCTGGCAGTAAAAGAGAACTTCGATGTCATCATCTTAGATATCATGCTTCCCAAGATGGATGGGTTAACCTTAGCCAAAAAACTCAGAGAAGTAGGCTGTGCCACACCGATCATCATGTTGACCGCACTGGATGATAAAAAAGACCTACTCAGTGGATTCTCATCAGGCGCGGATGACTATTTAGCTAAACCTTTCGATCTAGATGTACTCAATGCCCGCGTTACAGCCCTGCTCAATAGACACAGAGGCAACGTCGCCCTTTGCACATTACGTTATGGACCCTTGGAGCTGAATATCGCTGAGCATCAGTTGTACCGTTCAGGACACAAGGTCGCATTGACCCCCATTTGCTATCAAATTCTGCACGTTTTGATAAAAAGAGCACCCAACTTAGTCAAACGAGAAGAGCTTATCGATGAATTATGGGGCGACACTCCACCGAGTAACGACATTTTACGTAGCCACATGTATCAGTTAAGAAACCAGCTGGATAAACCTTTCGGCACACCTATATTGGTCACCATTCCTAAGGTGGGCTTTAAACTCGAGTTACACAGCTAA
- the mgtE gene encoding magnesium transporter, whose translation MPIEVLDNALTDQRLNQLTQALGSGMFVHVRNMLHDMAASDIAFILESSPPRTRQVLWQLIDQDQTGEILDELGEDLKDSFIKQMSPERVAKAAARMDTDDLAYILRSLPDSVFKQVLQTMSSQDRTRVEQALSYPEDTAGSIMNTDTVTLRPDVNIDVILRYLRIRGNLPEATDTLYVVDKQDRLLGGVELADLLTCDPNSSIRDIMDDKLEGIPVGMSDIEVAQLFERHDWISAPIISDDNQLLGRITIDDVVDVIRENAEHSMMGMAGMDDDADTFGPVLKSTLQRSLWLTINLFAALLAASVSNMFEGTIEQFATIAILMTIVPSMGGVAGNQTLALVIRGLALGQIGKSNSRWLIGKELAIGFLNGLLWSVLVFIAIWLWKDDLALGGLIGGAMLINMTVAGFAGACIPLLLKKMKIDPALAGGMVLTTVTDIIGLFAFLGLATLYLLH comes from the coding sequence ATGCCAATTGAAGTATTAGATAATGCGCTTACTGATCAACGATTAAACCAGCTAACTCAAGCCCTAGGCAGCGGTATGTTTGTCCACGTCAGAAATATGCTCCATGATATGGCAGCCTCTGACATCGCCTTTATTCTCGAATCATCCCCGCCCAGAACTCGTCAGGTCTTATGGCAACTCATCGATCAAGATCAAACCGGTGAGATCCTCGATGAGCTCGGTGAAGATCTCAAAGACAGTTTTATAAAACAGATGAGTCCCGAACGAGTTGCAAAAGCAGCCGCTCGCATGGACACCGATGATCTCGCCTATATATTACGTAGCCTGCCTGACAGTGTGTTCAAACAAGTTCTGCAGACAATGAGTAGTCAAGATCGAACTCGGGTTGAACAAGCTCTTTCTTACCCGGAAGACACGGCTGGCAGTATCATGAATACCGATACAGTAACACTACGCCCGGATGTCAATATCGATGTGATTCTACGATATTTAAGGATTAGAGGAAATCTTCCTGAAGCCACTGATACTTTATATGTAGTTGATAAACAGGACCGATTACTTGGTGGTGTAGAGCTAGCAGATCTGCTGACTTGTGATCCGAACTCATCCATACGAGATATTATGGATGACAAGCTCGAAGGTATTCCTGTCGGCATGTCAGACATTGAGGTGGCACAACTCTTCGAACGTCATGACTGGATATCAGCGCCTATTATCAGTGATGACAACCAGCTGCTTGGTCGTATTACCATCGATGATGTGGTCGACGTCATCAGGGAAAATGCCGAACATTCCATGATGGGAATGGCGGGTATGGATGATGATGCAGATACTTTCGGTCCAGTATTAAAAAGTACGCTTCAACGTTCACTTTGGCTAACCATCAACCTGTTTGCCGCACTTTTGGCTGCCTCAGTCAGTAATATGTTCGAAGGGACAATAGAGCAGTTCGCAACCATTGCTATTTTGATGACCATTGTCCCCAGTATGGGCGGTGTTGCCGGTAATCAAACCTTAGCCTTGGTGATCCGTGGTCTCGCATTAGGACAGATAGGCAAAAGTAACTCCCGTTGGCTCATCGGTAAAGAGCTGGCGATTGGTTTTCTCAATGGGCTCCTTTGGTCAGTGCTCGTTTTTATCGCTATCTGGCTCTGGAAAGACGATCTTGCTTTAGGAGGACTCATTGGTGGGGCCATGTTGATCAATATGACCGTGGCTGGATTTGCAGGCGCATGTATTCCTTTACTGCTTAAGAAGATGAAAATCGATCCTGCACTCGCTGGCGGTATGGTACTCACCACGGTCACAGACATCATTGGTCTGTTTGCCTTCCTAGGTTTAGCCACTCTCTATTTACTTCACTAG
- the rapZ gene encoding RNase adapter RapZ, translating to MKLVMVSGRSGSGKSVALRVLEDLGYYCVDNLPLPLMDTLLEQLKDSTDLVAISVDVRNMHETELEKQLSNLPEGTELLSFFLNSSDEVLLKRYSETRRLHPLSKNKTSLKEAIDHERVLLEPLSKLVDHYIDTSNLNIYDLSNRVREILLGSVDKELVINFESFGFKYGMPVEADFMFDVRFLPNPHWEPELRPMTGLDEPVQLFLSQQPTVNKFIWQIENLLETWLPQLERNNRSYLTIAIGCTGGQHRSVYVTEQLAKLFSKSKHTVQARHRELSND from the coding sequence ATGAAACTGGTTATGGTATCCGGTCGCTCCGGTTCGGGAAAATCTGTCGCCCTCAGGGTATTGGAAGATCTCGGATACTACTGTGTCGACAACTTACCTTTGCCACTTATGGACACATTACTTGAACAGCTCAAAGATAGCACAGACCTTGTGGCTATTAGTGTGGATGTTCGTAATATGCACGAAACAGAGTTAGAGAAACAGCTTTCAAATCTACCAGAAGGTACTGAGCTATTAAGTTTCTTTCTAAACTCAAGCGATGAAGTTCTACTCAAACGTTACAGTGAAACACGTCGTCTCCACCCACTATCAAAAAATAAAACCTCACTCAAAGAGGCGATAGATCATGAAAGAGTGCTGTTAGAACCACTCTCTAAACTTGTCGATCATTATATTGATACCTCAAACCTGAATATTTACGATCTCAGCAACCGAGTTAGGGAGATCTTATTAGGCAGTGTGGATAAAGAGTTAGTCATTAACTTTGAATCATTTGGATTCAAATATGGTATGCCCGTAGAAGCTGATTTTATGTTTGATGTCAGATTTTTACCCAATCCCCATTGGGAGCCAGAGCTTAGACCAATGACAGGCCTCGATGAGCCAGTACAACTTTTCCTTAGCCAGCAGCCCACTGTTAATAAGTTTATCTGGCAAATTGAGAATCTACTGGAAACTTGGTTGCCACAACTGGAACGCAACAATCGCAGTTATCTCACAATTGCAATAGGGTGTACCGGTGGCCAACATCGATCTGTCTATGTCACAGAGCAGCTAGCTAAACTCTTTAGCAAAAGCAAACATACAGTCCAAGCTCGCCACCGTGAATTAAGCAATGACTAA
- a CDS encoding DUF885 domain-containing protein produces MFKKSLISLSVLLALMACDNVDIKTSTVQDSASPQTSTPITQATPVMELDATVEKFAKDFINKQPALATSLNLSKEIAADFQRRLPDYSTSGMQALQEEMHLTASQFANIPTDAFSDDEQRHATVNQVIANYYAGDKMFGAGYIDTWGGHLPYIVNQISGPLIDIPAILSDQQSVTNIEEAQDYLARLEALAIMANQVKTKVIDDAKIGVILPKPLFTNTLKYLASFVANPANEHSLVTSFNDKLINIKSLEKQQQLDLLESASNIVSQKIYPAYREIDNLMQELQDKAPENVGIWAQPNGESFYQHGITYLADSTLSADEIHQLGVAEVTRITAEMDNILKANGYSEGTVGERMIQLNNEPRFLYEDSDKGRAQLLNDLSRDIEIVMEKAPQLFSTLPPQEVIVKRVPVETEAGAAGGSYMPPALDGSRAGVFFINLMDMTSISKYGLKTLTYHEAVPGHHFQIALNMLQTDIGLMRQNASFNAYIEGWALYSEQVAFEMGMYDNDPWGNLGRLKAEAYRAARLVVDTGLHHKKWNRQQAIEYFAQATGSTQTNVASAIDRYIAWPGQALGYKLGMLKLIELRAKAQQAMGKQFDIRQFHDLILLPGARPMNVVEADIDRWIAESGQASQPIS; encoded by the coding sequence ATGTTTAAAAAAAGTTTAATCAGTTTGAGTGTCCTTTTAGCACTTATGGCTTGCGACAACGTCGATATCAAAACATCCACAGTTCAAGACTCTGCGAGCCCACAGACATCCACACCAATAACACAAGCTACCCCAGTAATGGAGCTTGATGCCACAGTCGAAAAATTTGCCAAGGACTTCATTAATAAGCAACCAGCCCTAGCCACCTCTCTTAATCTATCTAAAGAGATCGCAGCAGATTTTCAGCGCCGTCTACCAGATTACTCCACCAGCGGTATGCAAGCACTACAAGAGGAGATGCACTTAACCGCATCTCAATTTGCCAATATCCCAACCGATGCATTTTCAGATGATGAGCAACGCCATGCTACTGTCAATCAGGTTATCGCTAACTACTATGCCGGTGATAAAATGTTCGGCGCCGGATATATCGATACCTGGGGAGGACACCTTCCCTATATCGTTAACCAGATCAGTGGTCCACTCATCGACATTCCGGCAATCTTAAGCGATCAACAGAGCGTCACCAACATTGAAGAAGCACAAGATTACCTTGCCCGCTTAGAAGCCTTAGCAATAATGGCTAATCAAGTAAAAACCAAGGTTATTGATGATGCCAAAATAGGCGTAATACTCCCTAAACCATTATTTACCAATACGTTAAAATACCTAGCTAGCTTTGTCGCCAACCCAGCCAACGAACATAGTCTAGTCACCAGCTTTAATGACAAACTAATTAATATCAAATCGTTAGAAAAACAACAGCAACTAGATTTGCTTGAGTCAGCGAGTAACATCGTGTCGCAGAAGATATACCCAGCCTACCGCGAAATTGATAACCTGATGCAAGAACTGCAGGATAAAGCGCCTGAAAACGTCGGCATATGGGCCCAACCCAATGGTGAGAGCTTCTATCAGCATGGGATCACTTATCTCGCCGACTCAACGCTTAGCGCCGATGAAATCCATCAGTTAGGCGTGGCTGAAGTTACCCGCATTACCGCCGAAATGGACAACATCTTAAAGGCTAATGGTTACAGCGAAGGAACTGTTGGGGAGCGCATGATCCAACTTAATAATGAGCCTCGCTTCCTCTATGAGGATTCCGATAAAGGCCGAGCGCAACTGCTCAACGACCTAAGCCGAGATATCGAAATTGTCATGGAAAAAGCCCCACAACTGTTTTCGACTTTACCGCCCCAAGAAGTCATCGTTAAACGTGTTCCTGTTGAAACAGAAGCGGGTGCGGCAGGCGGATCTTATATGCCACCAGCATTAGATGGCAGTCGAGCCGGCGTCTTCTTTATCAACTTGATGGACATGACTTCAATCTCCAAGTACGGACTGAAAACATTAACTTATCACGAAGCGGTACCTGGGCATCATTTCCAGATAGCCCTCAATATGCTGCAAACAGATATCGGCTTGATGCGTCAAAATGCGTCCTTTAATGCCTATATTGAAGGTTGGGCACTGTACTCTGAGCAAGTCGCTTTTGAGATGGGTATGTATGATAATGATCCTTGGGGCAATTTAGGCCGTCTAAAAGCTGAGGCTTATCGAGCAGCAAGACTGGTGGTTGATACTGGACTGCACCATAAAAAATGGAACCGCCAACAAGCCATTGAATACTTTGCCCAAGCCACGGGCTCAACTCAAACTAATGTGGCCTCAGCCATTGACCGCTATATCGCTTGGCCAGGGCAAGCACTGGGCTATAAGCTGGGAATGTTAAAGTTGATAGAACTCAGAGCCAAAGCACAGCAGGCAATGGGTAAGCAGTTTGATATCCGTCAATTCCATGACCTCATACTGCTTCCGGGTGCCCGCCCGATGAATGTGGTCGAAGCCGATATTGATCGCTGGATTGCCGAAAGCGGCCAAGCTTCTCAGCCTATCTCATAG
- a CDS encoding HPr family phosphocarrier protein has product MTKLERQVTICNKLGLHARAATKLAILASEFDAQVTIIQGDKKASAASVLGLLMLETGIGKTITLLGEGQDASAALDAICALVDAKFDEAS; this is encoded by the coding sequence ATGACTAAACTGGAACGTCAGGTTACCATCTGTAACAAGCTAGGCCTCCACGCACGGGCAGCAACTAAACTTGCAATACTTGCTTCGGAATTTGATGCCCAAGTCACCATCATACAAGGTGATAAGAAAGCCTCTGCGGCGAGTGTGTTAGGCCTATTAATGTTAGAAACGGGTATAGGGAAAACCATAACCCTACTCGGAGAAGGTCAAGATGCAAGTGCGGCACTCGATGCCATTTGCGCCCTAGTTGACGCCAAATTTGATGAAGCTAGTTAA
- a CDS encoding sensor histidine kinase → MNNDKYPANTLTQKLSVYFATIAILVAALLFIFSQAVLYWLEDELNRRVLSQSAAPAIVQFLKGESPPLMIATNITAYNNLNSLPDKYSSLVKYPLDFLDEITVNLNNDLFIYRTEYLDHGQKIPLLLVMDAEQAELSENEWRSINFGSILFMLLLFILFGYAIAKLTRRLVTPVKQLSKQLKSDTCGMPFSVPGSTVTEFKELTSCLNHYRSQNELLIQQEQAFAKYASHELRTPLTIIQGATRLLELEGDATFNARQRERITKAATDMNHTIEALLSLVKHEQGREIDSRKFNQAEMEHIIEYLQPLADSKSITIKLILNAEPLIQPSPPVMRMLLSNLLSNAINASEPGFITIEIDNNCIRVIDQGCEVSQPKIGQEGHGLGLLIVDALCQRYDWKFSLTPYEPKGCVASLHFAS, encoded by the coding sequence ATGAATAATGATAAATACCCTGCAAATACGCTGACTCAAAAACTCAGTGTCTATTTTGCGACCATAGCCATTCTTGTGGCTGCCTTATTGTTTATTTTTAGCCAAGCAGTACTTTATTGGTTAGAAGATGAGTTAAACAGGCGTGTACTCTCGCAAAGTGCAGCTCCAGCGATAGTTCAGTTTCTCAAAGGGGAGAGCCCCCCCTTAATGATTGCAACCAATATTACAGCCTACAACAACTTAAATAGTTTGCCGGACAAATACAGCAGCTTAGTAAAATACCCCTTGGACTTTCTCGATGAGATAACGGTCAATCTAAACAATGATCTATTTATCTATCGTACTGAATACCTTGATCATGGGCAGAAGATTCCCTTGCTGCTAGTCATGGATGCCGAACAGGCCGAGCTTTCAGAAAACGAGTGGCGCAGCATCAACTTCGGTTCTATCCTTTTCATGTTATTGCTTTTTATTCTGTTTGGTTACGCAATAGCTAAATTGACAAGACGTTTGGTCACTCCTGTCAAACAATTGAGTAAACAGCTCAAGTCTGATACCTGTGGAATGCCATTTTCCGTGCCAGGGAGTACGGTCACAGAGTTTAAAGAGCTGACTTCATGCCTTAATCACTACCGCTCCCAAAACGAATTACTCATTCAACAAGAGCAGGCATTTGCAAAATATGCTAGTCATGAGTTAAGAACCCCGTTAACTATTATTCAAGGTGCGACTAGATTACTTGAGCTCGAAGGTGACGCAACCTTTAATGCCAGACAAAGAGAGAGAATAACCAAAGCCGCCACCGATATGAATCACACCATCGAGGCATTGTTAAGCTTAGTGAAACATGAGCAAGGAAGAGAAATTGATAGCCGAAAATTTAATCAAGCCGAAATGGAGCATATTATTGAGTACTTACAGCCCTTGGCAGACTCAAAATCGATCACGATTAAGCTGATATTAAATGCTGAACCCTTAATCCAACCAAGTCCACCTGTGATGCGCATGCTATTGAGTAACTTACTAAGCAACGCCATCAACGCTAGTGAGCCAGGTTTTATCACCATAGAGATAGATAACAACTGCATTCGCGTGATCGATCAAGGTTGTGAGGTTAGCCAGCCAAAGATAGGACAAGAGGGACATGGACTCGGTTTACTCATTGTCGATGCCCTATGCCAACGCTATGATTGGAAATTCAGCTTAACCCCTTACGAACCTAAAGGCTGTGTTGCCAGCTTACATTTTGCATCGTGA
- the rarD gene encoding EamA family transporter RarD, with protein sequence MHPTRSNHVSPSFKGNALAAISFLLWGLMPLYYHFLPNASVNELLAFRILFSVPFMALVFLVMGRRMPAISQLKADKKSVVLCGLASLIMCVSWYSFTWAITHGQVLAASLGFFINPLLAIGLGVLCLGDKLTAAQKMAVVLGICGISYMVYSYGELPWLALCMGSFFALYGLCKKFIRFDSLTSVTLEAIWLLPFAAAYLIWLWSSDQSVAISSALSGEFSILLLYIGTAPLTLMPLVFFALAIRATSLSMIGLMQYIEPSLHFLLAVILFNEHLDNVKAISFALIWTGLLLCSLEALPALKHRRARHNN encoded by the coding sequence ATGCATCCCACAAGATCAAACCATGTATCCCCTTCATTTAAAGGCAATGCACTCGCAGCCATCTCGTTTCTATTATGGGGTTTGATGCCGCTCTATTATCATTTTCTGCCTAATGCGAGTGTCAATGAATTATTGGCGTTTAGGATCCTTTTCTCGGTTCCTTTTATGGCATTAGTCTTTCTAGTAATGGGGCGCAGAATGCCTGCTATTTCACAGCTCAAGGCCGACAAAAAATCTGTCGTACTCTGTGGACTAGCGTCACTGATCATGTGTGTCTCTTGGTATAGTTTCACTTGGGCTATCACTCATGGACAAGTTCTCGCTGCCAGCTTAGGTTTTTTCATCAACCCTCTTTTGGCCATTGGTTTAGGTGTCTTATGTTTAGGGGATAAATTAACTGCAGCGCAAAAAATGGCGGTAGTATTAGGGATATGTGGCATTAGTTATATGGTCTATAGCTACGGCGAACTGCCTTGGCTTGCACTCTGCATGGGCAGCTTCTTTGCCCTTTACGGTTTATGTAAAAAGTTTATTCGCTTCGATTCCCTCACCTCAGTAACACTGGAAGCCATCTGGTTATTACCTTTTGCTGCAGCTTATCTGATCTGGTTATGGAGTTCAGATCAAAGTGTCGCCATATCGTCAGCATTATCAGGAGAGTTCTCTATATTGCTGCTCTATATTGGGACAGCGCCTCTGACCCTAATGCCATTAGTCTTCTTTGCTTTGGCTATCAGGGCCACCAGCTTATCTATGATAGGGCTAATGCAATATATCGAGCCTAGCTTGCACTTCCTTCTCGCTGTTATTTTGTTTAATGAACATTTAGATAATGTCAAAGCGATCAGCTTTGCATTGATCTGGACGGGACTGCTGCTATGCTCCCTAGAAGCCCTGCCAGCACTAAAACATCGACGAGCTCGACATAATAACTAA
- a CDS encoding FG-GAP repeat domain-containing protein → MVKITVKLTGLGLILVAGIGLVGYPLSVDAADKNPDLVFTQQVINAPFSLTHTLLAVDVLPNIGKELLAFGVDDDKQRWLGIFARIPESMRYSLVDKILLPFSFHCFDISDEEEGTQQLYFQSSEHLLQFMPANKSAPFKVIADINPMTLKSRADYLSRGDFVKDLNGDNRADIMISGFTDITLLLTQEEGGFARQTLPIKPFINVYEKSVNYTESTLYLADMNLDGHKDIVKIGEGELESYFQTSQGGFNAIASYHPMRQALSGVDWWLKRDAFGNQLDQSSLVYRKVEEISDINNDGITDIVLRYTKSSGVLDRVNDYEIFLGESKEGELSFSIEPNSVIHAEGTLTGFEFIDIDNDDILEVMVSGFDIGLSQIIGALISGSIDQDVYLFKMDGNGRFTKKPNISKEVELSFSLTSGQSGQPVIKLADFNGDKYQDLLLSDGDTELKVYLGEPSSSLVGRRGEEIEVNLPKEGDMLSIADLNYDGKDDILIKYGRQDDVGLLSQFKVIISE, encoded by the coding sequence ATGGTAAAAATAACAGTAAAGCTAACCGGTTTAGGATTAATATTGGTTGCCGGTATAGGTCTAGTAGGTTATCCATTAAGCGTCGATGCTGCTGATAAAAATCCAGATTTAGTCTTTACTCAGCAAGTCATTAACGCACCATTTTCGCTGACCCATACGTTACTTGCCGTCGATGTTTTGCCGAATATTGGCAAGGAGTTATTAGCGTTTGGGGTGGATGATGATAAACAGAGATGGCTTGGAATTTTTGCCCGAATCCCTGAGTCTATGAGATACAGTCTGGTGGATAAAATCTTATTGCCATTTTCATTTCATTGTTTCGATATTAGTGACGAAGAGGAGGGCACTCAGCAACTCTATTTTCAGTCCAGTGAACATTTGCTGCAGTTTATGCCTGCGAATAAATCTGCTCCATTTAAGGTGATCGCAGACATTAATCCCATGACGCTTAAATCCCGTGCGGATTACCTTAGTCGGGGGGATTTTGTCAAAGATCTTAATGGTGATAACAGAGCTGATATTATGATTTCAGGTTTTACAGATATCACCTTGTTACTTACTCAAGAAGAGGGCGGTTTTGCTCGCCAAACTTTACCTATCAAGCCGTTTATTAATGTGTATGAAAAGAGTGTTAACTATACCGAATCTACATTATATCTGGCCGATATGAATTTAGATGGACACAAAGATATTGTCAAAATCGGTGAAGGTGAGCTGGAGAGCTATTTTCAAACGAGTCAGGGAGGTTTTAATGCTATCGCGAGTTATCATCCAATGAGACAAGCGCTCAGTGGGGTTGATTGGTGGCTTAAGAGAGATGCTTTTGGAAATCAGTTAGATCAAAGTTCATTAGTTTACCGTAAAGTTGAGGAGATCAGCGACATTAATAATGACGGGATAACCGATATTGTGCTTCGATATACCAAAAGCTCTGGCGTACTGGATAGGGTGAATGATTACGAAATATTTCTTGGGGAGAGCAAAGAGGGGGAATTATCTTTCTCTATTGAGCCTAATAGTGTGATCCACGCTGAAGGAACGTTAACCGGATTTGAGTTTATTGATATTGATAATGATGACATATTAGAAGTCATGGTGTCAGGTTTTGATATTGGGTTATCTCAGATTATCGGGGCATTAATTTCAGGCAGCATCGATCAAGACGTGTATCTATTTAAGATGGATGGGAATGGTCGGTTTACAAAGAAGCCGAATATTTCCAAAGAGGTGGAGTTGAGTTTTAGCTTAACATCTGGGCAGAGTGGTCAGCCTGTGATAAAGCTTGCCGATTTTAATGGGGATAAATATCAAGATCTGCTTCTGTCTGATGGTGATACTGAACTAAAAGTGTATTTAGGTGAACCGAGTTCAAGTTTAGTTGGCAGGCGGGGTGAGGAGATAGAAGTTAATCTTCCTAAAGAGGGAGATATGCTATCGATTGCTGACCTTAATTATGATGGTAAAGACGATATCTTGATTAAATATGGTCGTCAGGATGATGTGGGCTTGTTAAGTCAGTTTAAGGTGATTATCTCCGAGTAA
- a CDS encoding OmpA family protein: MKNLKPPFAVKAVLACSLIALSGCQTTNPYSNESQNAKATNGAIIGAIAGAAIGVISSSKSDRGKGALIGAASGAALGGGIGYYMDTQEAELRKQLQSTGVSVTRSGDNIVLNMPNEVTFGVDETHLSAAAKNVLNSVALVAKEYDKTRLNVLGYTDSSGSESYNLRLSKVRAVEVADYLVSQKVNYARVKSDGIGEARPIASNANKEGRAQNRRVEIVLSPLS, encoded by the coding sequence ATGAAAAATTTGAAACCCCCATTTGCTGTAAAAGCAGTTTTAGCTTGTTCACTTATCGCGTTGTCTGGCTGTCAAACAACCAATCCTTATAGTAATGAGTCACAAAATGCCAAGGCGACCAATGGTGCTATCATAGGCGCAATCGCTGGTGCGGCTATTGGTGTTATTTCATCAAGTAAAAGTGACCGAGGTAAAGGCGCTTTGATTGGTGCTGCTTCCGGTGCAGCCCTAGGTGGTGGCATCGGTTACTACATGGATACCCAAGAAGCGGAGTTAAGAAAACAGCTTCAATCAACGGGTGTGAGTGTGACACGCAGTGGCGATAATATCGTATTAAATATGCCTAATGAAGTGACTTTTGGGGTCGATGAGACTCACCTGAGCGCAGCGGCAAAGAATGTGCTCAACAGTGTGGCTCTCGTTGCTAAAGAGTACGACAAAACACGTTTAAATGTGCTTGGATATACAGATAGTTCTGGCTCTGAGTCTTACAATTTAAGGTTGTCTAAAGTTCGTGCTGTTGAAGTGGCTGATTATTTAGTTTCTCAAAAAGTTAACTATGCCAGAGTAAAATCTGATGGTATTGGAGAAGCTAGACCTATTGCATCGAATGCCAATAAAGAGGGGCGTGCACAAAATCGTCGTGTGGAAATTGTATTGAGTCCACTCTCTTAA